One Leptospira kirschneri serovar Cynopteri str. 3522 CT DNA segment encodes these proteins:
- a CDS encoding FAD-binding oxidoreductase — translation MNMTTNFTINKSELKSLIGPGKIFFRNDPEFDETAFLSFGTDRTKVYQPDFDILAFPTTTEEVAKIIKYAYENEISIVPSGGRTGYAGGAIAKNKELVLSLSKMDKVLDFDPFFGSIKVQAGMITKNLHKEAEERNFYFPVDFASTGSSQIGGNIATNAGGVRVVHYGLIRQWVLGLTVVTGTGEILEFNGEVLKNNTGYDLKQLFIGSEGTLGVITEATLKLTTKPLDSRVLLVAVSDFVSILSLFQETHLVKIPLLAFEFFTEYCLGKVKSHLGVPDPFQSTSPYYVLMEFEIADESDDEKLFGFLETITEKGLIVDGSLAQNSRQSETFWKYREGISESISIEYTVHKNDISLPLRNMEPFLIDMKSLLNGKYPGFEIALFGHVGDGNLHLNIVKPKDLSNEDFLKKCKEVDPDMFRLLQKYHGSISAEHGIGLLKKDFLHFSRTQAEIILMKEIKKSMDPKNIMNPGKVF, via the coding sequence ATGAATATGACTACAAATTTTACAATTAACAAATCCGAACTTAAATCCCTTATCGGGCCCGGAAAAATATTCTTCAGAAACGACCCAGAATTTGACGAAACCGCCTTTCTTTCTTTTGGAACAGATAGAACCAAGGTTTATCAACCAGATTTCGACATTTTAGCCTTTCCTACAACAACGGAAGAAGTTGCAAAAATTATAAAGTACGCATACGAAAACGAAATTTCGATCGTTCCTTCAGGGGGAAGAACCGGATACGCAGGTGGAGCAATTGCCAAAAATAAGGAACTGGTACTTTCTCTTTCCAAAATGGACAAGGTTTTGGACTTCGATCCTTTTTTTGGAAGTATAAAAGTACAAGCGGGAATGATCACTAAAAATCTTCACAAAGAAGCGGAAGAAAGAAATTTCTATTTTCCGGTAGACTTTGCGTCTACCGGCTCTTCTCAAATCGGAGGAAACATAGCGACTAACGCAGGTGGTGTTAGGGTCGTTCACTACGGATTGATTCGTCAATGGGTTTTAGGGCTTACGGTAGTTACCGGAACCGGAGAAATTTTAGAATTTAACGGAGAAGTCCTTAAAAACAATACAGGATACGATCTCAAACAACTATTTATTGGCTCGGAGGGAACGTTAGGCGTAATTACAGAAGCTACTCTTAAATTGACCACAAAACCTTTGGATAGTCGAGTTTTACTCGTTGCAGTTTCTGATTTTGTATCCATTCTTTCCTTGTTTCAAGAAACCCATCTTGTCAAAATTCCACTACTCGCTTTTGAATTTTTTACGGAATACTGTCTCGGGAAAGTTAAGTCTCATCTTGGAGTTCCAGATCCATTTCAGTCCACAAGCCCATATTATGTTTTGATGGAATTTGAAATTGCGGATGAATCCGACGACGAAAAACTATTCGGCTTTTTGGAAACGATTACGGAAAAAGGACTGATCGTGGACGGAAGTTTAGCGCAGAATTCAAGACAATCCGAAACTTTTTGGAAATACAGAGAAGGAATCAGCGAAAGTATTTCTATCGAATATACCGTTCATAAAAACGACATCTCTCTTCCTTTGAGAAACATGGAGCCGTTTCTCATAGACATGAAATCGTTGTTAAACGGAAAGTATCCTGGATTCGAAATTGCTCTTTTCGGTCACGTGGGAGACGGAAATCTTCATCTAAACATCGTAAAACCAAAAGATCTTTCCAACGAAGATTTTTTAAAAAAATGTAAAGAAGTGGATCCGGATATGTTTCGTTTATTACAAAAATATCATGGATCGATCAGCGCCGAACACGGAATCGGTCTTTTAAAAAAAGACTTTCTTCATTTTTCGAGAACACAAGCCGAAATCATTTTGATGAAAGAAATCAAAAAGTCAATGGACCCTAAAAACATCATGAACCCAGGCAAAGTATTCTAA
- the ppk1 gene encoding polyphosphate kinase 1 — protein MSKPKAQGQTPTTTNQNESSNGNQPEIHLNNPNIFFDRELSWIDFNRRVLEEAQDSENPLLERLKFLSITETNLDEFYMVRVAGLRNLVKEGNDERSLNGDSASEILSDLSDKVRAFVREEYETFSKTLEELKVAGIHLILNPEELTIEEIKQIQNYYQEDVSPILTPLAIDTAHPFPHILNKSLNLAMVLSTDDEKTGGKKDLFAVVQVPSVLPRFLQLKGKGEERRFFPLEEIIKLHVDDLFYGMTVREIYPFRIIRDADISIDEEKSVKDLLITMKDELRNRIWGDAVRMDIHQGTSPFIKNTLRELLELQDNEVFDVASILNINDAMFFYGLDHTSKLKYPFFQQKTTLKFETPEKIFEAIKKKDRLLHHPYQSFSAIEDLLRISSEDPKVLGIKMTLYRTSGDSPIIQYLGEAAENGKQVTVLVELKARFDEERNIKWAQKLEARGVHVVYGVVGLKIHCKMLMIVRKEDDHLVRYVHLGTGNYNSTTSKYYTDLSFFTVNKQITEDVATIFNTITSYAKMPTLNLLSASPHNLKSTFLSLIDKEKENALSGKPARIIFKMNSLVDPHIILSLYKASQAGVKVDLIIRGICCLKPGLKGISENITVLSIVGRFLEHTRIYYFHSGGFESIFLASADCMPRNFERRIEVLFPIVESKNKERIKKILDVQLRDNVKARFLRPDGHYIKKILEKDEKPVDSQIERMTFAE, from the coding sequence ATGTCAAAACCCAAAGCACAAGGTCAAACTCCGACAACAACAAATCAAAACGAATCCTCCAACGGGAACCAACCGGAAATTCATTTAAATAATCCGAATATATTTTTTGACCGGGAGCTTTCTTGGATCGATTTCAATCGGCGAGTATTGGAAGAAGCCCAGGATTCCGAAAATCCGCTTTTGGAAAGACTGAAATTCTTAAGTATAACCGAAACCAATTTAGACGAATTTTATATGGTTCGAGTCGCCGGACTTCGTAATCTAGTCAAGGAAGGAAACGACGAAAGAAGTTTAAACGGAGACAGCGCTTCTGAAATTTTATCCGACTTATCAGATAAAGTCAGAGCCTTCGTAAGGGAAGAATACGAAACCTTTTCTAAAACATTAGAAGAATTGAAAGTAGCAGGGATTCATCTAATACTCAATCCAGAAGAACTAACAATAGAAGAAATTAAACAAATTCAAAACTATTATCAGGAAGACGTATCTCCGATCCTTACTCCTCTTGCAATCGATACGGCCCACCCTTTCCCGCACATACTTAACAAATCCTTAAATCTCGCGATGGTATTAAGCACGGACGACGAAAAAACCGGAGGAAAAAAAGATTTATTCGCGGTAGTACAAGTGCCTTCCGTACTTCCTAGATTTTTGCAACTCAAAGGAAAAGGGGAGGAAAGAAGATTTTTTCCATTGGAAGAAATCATCAAACTGCACGTAGATGATCTTTTTTACGGAATGACCGTAAGAGAAATTTATCCGTTTAGAATCATAAGAGACGCAGACATATCCATCGACGAAGAAAAATCTGTCAAAGACCTACTCATTACAATGAAAGACGAACTTAGAAACCGAATCTGGGGAGACGCGGTTCGAATGGATATACACCAAGGCACCTCCCCTTTTATCAAAAACACCCTAAGAGAACTTTTAGAATTACAAGATAACGAAGTATTCGACGTTGCCTCCATCTTGAATATAAACGATGCAATGTTTTTTTACGGATTGGATCATACGTCCAAACTCAAATATCCATTTTTCCAACAAAAGACCACTCTCAAGTTCGAAACCCCAGAAAAAATTTTCGAAGCGATCAAAAAGAAAGATAGACTACTCCATCATCCATACCAATCCTTTTCTGCCATTGAAGATTTACTTCGAATCTCTTCCGAAGATCCTAAAGTTTTAGGAATCAAGATGACACTCTATCGTACAAGCGGGGATTCTCCTATCATACAATATTTAGGAGAAGCTGCTGAAAACGGAAAACAAGTAACCGTTCTTGTAGAACTCAAAGCTCGTTTTGATGAAGAAAGAAATATCAAGTGGGCTCAAAAACTCGAAGCGAGAGGAGTTCACGTGGTTTATGGAGTAGTCGGATTAAAAATTCATTGTAAAATGCTTATGATCGTTCGAAAGGAAGACGATCATCTTGTGCGTTATGTGCATCTTGGAACAGGCAATTATAATTCTACCACATCCAAATATTACACCGACCTCAGTTTTTTTACGGTAAATAAACAGATCACGGAAGACGTAGCCACAATTTTTAACACGATCACTAGTTACGCTAAGATGCCAACTCTGAACCTTTTATCTGCTTCTCCGCACAATCTAAAATCTACCTTCCTTTCTCTCATCGATAAAGAAAAAGAAAACGCACTTTCAGGAAAACCGGCAAGGATCATTTTTAAAATGAATTCACTCGTAGATCCACATATTATACTTTCCTTATATAAGGCAAGCCAAGCCGGAGTCAAAGTGGACCTGATCATCCGGGGAATCTGTTGTCTTAAACCGGGACTAAAAGGGATTTCTGAAAACATTACCGTGTTATCGATTGTCGGAAGATTTTTGGAACATACCAGGATTTATTATTTTCATTCCGGAGGTTTTGAATCTATTTTTCTTGCGTCCGCGGATTGTATGCCTAGAAATTTCGAAAGAAGAATCGAAGTTCTTTTTCCAATCGTAGAAAGTAAAAATAAGGAACGAATCAAAAAAATTTTAGACGTACAGTTACGAGACAACGTAAAGGCTAGATTTTTGCGTCCGGACGGACATTACATAAAGAAAATATTAGAAAAAGATGAAAAACCCGTGGATTCTCAAATCGAAAGAATGACATTTGCGGAATAA
- a CDS encoding M23 family metallopeptidase, whose protein sequence is MQNIIFISIFISFTSYNLFADIPDLKGECKPKEWICILTRNENNKIEFYVQNRTPSGEYPFSVNFYFTSLENFESDVTLPYRFISRGSSEPKKILTISPIDIYKSSSYSSQIYVRAGDNNTSKENIVPYRLPFESTSRVGQGYKGKFTHAGTIPYALDFVLPEGSSVLAARGGLVIAKEDKYQSGGIHPSFKDKANFIQVLHKDGSIAEYAHLKYKGVFVQIGQIIQTGDKIALSGNTGFSSAPHLHFHVLRPSIDFQTLESFPTSFETDEGVLGELKTGTVYWNPSKVLPAGKIFFEEDLKICSDLVQKKLLDCEEKFNPQKRPILALEVKKPGKYDLKVEVCNPNFVCKRIDWILQPEWKSSIFYLDWNLFPEQMTGNYRIQVINDIEILKTWFVER, encoded by the coding sequence ATGCAAAACATCATTTTCATTTCTATTTTTATTTCATTCACTTCTTATAATCTATTTGCGGATATTCCGGATTTAAAAGGAGAATGCAAACCCAAAGAATGGATCTGTATTCTTACACGAAATGAAAATAATAAAATAGAATTCTACGTTCAAAACCGGACTCCTTCCGGAGAATATCCATTCTCAGTGAACTTCTACTTTACTAGTTTAGAAAATTTTGAATCCGACGTTACTCTTCCTTATCGTTTTATTTCCAGAGGTAGTTCGGAACCGAAAAAGATTCTTACGATTAGTCCAATCGACATTTATAAATCAAGTTCTTACAGTTCTCAAATTTACGTAAGAGCAGGAGACAACAACACCTCTAAAGAAAATATTGTTCCTTATCGTTTACCTTTCGAATCCACTTCCAGAGTCGGACAAGGTTACAAAGGGAAGTTTACCCATGCCGGAACAATTCCCTACGCACTCGATTTTGTTCTTCCGGAGGGAAGTTCTGTTCTAGCAGCAAGGGGTGGTCTTGTAATCGCCAAAGAAGATAAATATCAATCCGGCGGAATTCATCCATCCTTCAAAGATAAAGCGAACTTCATCCAAGTTCTTCATAAAGACGGAAGTATAGCAGAATATGCTCACTTAAAATATAAAGGTGTATTTGTTCAGATCGGACAAATCATTCAGACCGGGGACAAAATTGCTCTTTCCGGAAACACAGGTTTTAGCAGCGCCCCTCACTTGCACTTTCACGTTTTAAGGCCATCGATTGACTTTCAAACCTTAGAATCTTTTCCTACTTCCTTTGAGACCGACGAAGGAGTGTTAGGCGAACTAAAAACCGGAACCGTTTATTGGAATCCCTCTAAAGTTCTACCTGCTGGAAAAATTTTCTTTGAAGAAGATCTAAAGATTTGTTCTGATCTCGTTCAAAAAAAACTCTTGGACTGCGAAGAAAAGTTTAATCCTCAAAAACGACCGATTCTCGCGCTCGAAGTGAAAAAACCAGGAAAATATGATTTAAAGGTGGAAGTATGTAATCCGAATTTTGTTTGTAAAAGAATCGATTGGATTCTTCAACCCGAATGGAAATCTTCGATATTTTACCTCGACTGGAATTTATTCCCAGAACAGATGACCGGTAATTATAGAATTCAAGTGATCAACGATATTGAAATTCTTAAAACCTGGTTCGTTGAAAGATAA
- a CDS encoding MIP/aquaporin family protein: MGSPILGEFLGTFVLILLGNGVVAGVLLERSKSKDGGWIVITAGWAFAVMIGVFVSNAFGSLDAHLNPAVTLAFAIQSGDYTKLIYYIPAQIAGAFLGAVFNYLHYLPHWKETKDPGKILAVFSTEPAISHNVYNFFSEFLGTFILILGIVSIFSPKIQGLSAHFGTFLVGILVWSIGLSMGGTTGYAINPARDLGPRLAHFILPIVGKGTSNWKYAWLPVIAPLSGAAFAGILIRFL, translated from the coding sequence ATGGGATCGCCTATTTTAGGAGAATTTTTAGGAACTTTCGTATTGATCCTTTTAGGAAACGGAGTTGTGGCCGGGGTTTTACTTGAAAGAAGTAAATCCAAAGATGGAGGCTGGATCGTAATTACAGCAGGTTGGGCCTTTGCGGTGATGATCGGAGTTTTCGTTTCCAACGCATTTGGAAGTTTAGACGCACATCTCAATCCCGCCGTGACGCTTGCGTTTGCGATCCAATCCGGAGATTACACTAAATTGATATATTATATCCCTGCACAAATTGCGGGAGCGTTTTTAGGAGCCGTCTTCAATTATCTGCATTATCTACCACATTGGAAAGAGACCAAAGATCCAGGAAAAATACTAGCTGTATTCTCCACCGAACCAGCAATTTCGCATAACGTTTACAATTTTTTCAGCGAATTTTTAGGAACCTTCATACTCATCTTAGGAATCGTCTCCATTTTCTCCCCAAAAATACAAGGTTTAAGCGCTCACTTTGGAACTTTCTTAGTAGGGATTCTTGTTTGGAGTATCGGACTTTCTATGGGAGGAACGACCGGTTATGCTATCAATCCGGCAAGAGATTTAGGACCAAGACTTGCACATTTTATTTTACCCATAGTAGGGAAAGGAACTTCTAATTGGAAATATGCTTGGTTGCCAGTAATCGCTCCCTTAAGCGGGGCAGCTTTCGCGGGTATATTAATTCGATTTTTATAA
- the fliD gene encoding flagellar filament capping protein FliD, with amino-acid sequence MPAFTIPGLSSGQDTNLIVKKLVELEAKPIRRLEQQNSFNKAQSKAWSDLKTVTTDLQEKTRALISFTAPFAMKSIVSEPEGIISGDASRSASSGKRRIEIKELATSHQISGEKTDVNKQIPAGKFKIFSGDSEKEIEFSGGTIRDLASSIKVSAAGLVNTGLVKVDGDNYVLTLTATFSGKDRKLKFEDSNGVLQAANLVGATEPADPPKELNLLPEADQIQVFQPEKYGIPSDSKPVFKEENGKRWMEIASVASFQFGIPTTEFKKNTKIELATSTEFAPEEKLELGILYKENDKEKMIFETASKENGKVILNLKNFPSGQKVHKILLANSSGKTITLDSFHIIIPGEFRGAKPSKEIAEAKDAVFLVDGIEVNRPKNEGLTDVLDGVSLNLHKKTEGPVNIDIKTDSDKGIEMIKEFVAAYNTVLKFSKESTAVDKNATVQDGKEEGGEIGQSFWEGKTKTGLLSGEHTVIRLIAGMKTIASSSYPVSGENSVRMLSDIGINTGKVGSKWADIQDGFLILDEDKLRSKLAENPDSVRNLFAIDTNSDARMDTGVGVDLLEHIKPYTQYAGGLVSGKVKMLEEQVADNNKKIKEFENHLVSYEKKLKSKFLYMEQGVGKNKAVGAYLNNNLKGAKNE; translated from the coding sequence ATGCCCGCGTTTACAATTCCAGGACTCAGCTCCGGACAAGATACGAATTTAATTGTAAAAAAATTAGTGGAATTGGAAGCAAAACCAATCCGCAGACTTGAACAACAAAATTCGTTTAACAAAGCTCAGTCGAAAGCGTGGAGCGACCTCAAAACAGTAACAACTGATCTACAAGAAAAAACGAGAGCACTCATTTCTTTTACGGCTCCATTTGCGATGAAAAGTATCGTTTCCGAACCAGAAGGAATTATTAGTGGAGACGCTTCTCGTTCTGCAAGTTCCGGTAAACGTAGAATTGAAATTAAAGAACTTGCAACCTCCCACCAAATCTCAGGAGAAAAGACGGACGTAAATAAACAGATTCCCGCCGGAAAATTTAAAATCTTTTCCGGAGATTCCGAAAAAGAAATAGAATTTTCAGGAGGAACAATCCGAGATCTTGCTTCCTCGATCAAAGTTTCTGCAGCAGGACTTGTAAACACCGGACTTGTCAAAGTAGACGGAGATAATTACGTTCTTACTCTAACGGCGACTTTTTCCGGAAAAGATCGTAAACTGAAGTTCGAAGATTCAAATGGAGTTTTACAAGCAGCCAATCTTGTAGGCGCGACCGAACCCGCAGATCCTCCTAAAGAACTGAATCTTCTTCCCGAGGCGGATCAGATCCAAGTTTTTCAACCTGAAAAATACGGAATCCCTTCCGATTCTAAACCCGTTTTTAAAGAGGAAAACGGTAAGAGGTGGATGGAAATTGCGAGCGTTGCTTCATTTCAATTTGGAATTCCTACTACCGAGTTTAAAAAGAATACAAAAATTGAACTTGCTACTTCTACCGAATTTGCACCGGAAGAGAAATTAGAATTAGGAATTCTTTATAAAGAAAACGATAAAGAAAAAATGATCTTTGAAACCGCTTCCAAAGAAAACGGAAAAGTGATTCTCAATTTGAAAAACTTTCCCTCGGGCCAAAAGGTTCATAAAATACTTTTAGCGAATTCAAGCGGTAAAACGATTACATTAGATTCTTTTCATATAATAATTCCAGGAGAATTTAGAGGAGCTAAACCTTCCAAAGAAATCGCCGAGGCCAAGGACGCGGTTTTTTTAGTAGATGGGATCGAAGTCAATCGTCCTAAAAACGAAGGACTTACAGACGTTTTAGATGGGGTTTCGCTCAATCTTCATAAAAAAACAGAAGGACCCGTAAACATAGATATAAAAACGGATTCCGATAAGGGTATCGAGATGATTAAGGAGTTCGTAGCCGCTTATAACACTGTATTAAAATTTTCTAAAGAATCTACCGCCGTGGATAAGAATGCTACCGTTCAGGACGGAAAGGAAGAGGGTGGAGAAATTGGACAAAGTTTTTGGGAAGGAAAAACAAAAACGGGACTTTTATCCGGAGAACATACAGTAATTCGATTGATCGCCGGAATGAAAACGATTGCAAGTTCGTCCTATCCGGTAAGCGGAGAAAATTCTGTCAGAATGTTAAGCGACATAGGGATTAACACCGGTAAGGTGGGAAGTAAATGGGCCGATATACAAGACGGTTTTTTGATCTTGGACGAAGACAAATTACGTTCTAAACTTGCAGAAAATCCTGATTCCGTCAGAAATCTTTTTGCGATCGATACAAATTCGGATGCGAGGATGGATACCGGAGTCGGAGTGGATTTATTAGAACATATTAAACCTTACACCCAGTATGCGGGAGGACTTGTTTCTGGAAAAGTGAAAATGCTCGAAGAACAGGTCGCTGATAACAACAAAAAGATTAAGGAATTTGAAAATCATCTTGTAAGTTACGAGAAAAAATTGAAATCCAAGTTTCTTTATATGGAACAAGGAGTCGGTAAGAACAAGGCTGTAGGCGCTTATTTAAACAACAATTTAAAAGGTGCTAAAAACGAGTGA
- a CDS encoding SpoIIE family protein phosphatase codes for MNPYILIPFSALIINGSLFAYVSALKGKSETVTLYQRFSFILFIWHISLILYWSFLPGDWPIIIFKVSSFSWIFIGCLFFEFAVRFSNSSFRFLIYLFRGFCLVSFLITISTDLVIKGTIRAYWGDMLQAGPLYLSISILVTGIPMLAGSLILIFNGLHSHNSLLNKQFRLVAYGTIFSYLISFVTTLLPRYWNSSLTFPPLSGSSALIQSICIFIAISKYGFMDLKLEHIALQLYAEIREGVILLSSKGNLIFSNLSAKKMLGISDNVSTGSHFDLNNYLEGFPSDSFFERKEFVNLTVKIENHSSEIVENKYLEVSSSPIPLSGKNDGKVYILRDITEKKDSLEKIRKLLYRLELDLDLARDIQQMITTRNFPDSSDYKIYSHFQPYVKVGGDILNVIKEKDESLHILFGDVSGHGISAAMVAAMTSIAFGATTKRSDSTDKNLLFIHELLKDTVTLHSFSSVYIRYIPFERKLEYTYGGHHCALLIRNKTCIPIEGSGEILFTTHAPDLRKYELYLKKGDRILLYSDGLFQIKNREGNHLSQNQFLEAIRSLVGEDTNSMIRSILSYSSSYGNEEISDDVTIFCLEVF; via the coding sequence ATGAACCCGTATATTCTGATTCCTTTTTCAGCATTAATCATCAACGGGTCATTGTTCGCCTATGTAAGCGCACTCAAAGGAAAATCTGAGACGGTTACTCTCTACCAAAGATTTTCTTTTATACTTTTTATCTGGCACATTTCTCTCATTCTTTATTGGTCTTTCTTACCAGGTGATTGGCCTATAATCATTTTCAAAGTGTCTTCTTTTTCTTGGATTTTTATAGGTTGTCTATTCTTTGAATTTGCGGTTCGATTTTCAAATTCTTCATTTCGATTTTTAATATATCTATTTAGAGGTTTTTGTTTAGTTTCATTTCTCATAACGATTAGCACCGATTTGGTTATTAAAGGAACCATTCGCGCTTATTGGGGAGATATGCTTCAAGCCGGTCCTTTATATCTTTCCATTAGTATTTTAGTAACTGGAATTCCCATGTTAGCCGGTTCCTTGATTTTAATTTTTAACGGACTACACTCCCACAATTCACTTTTAAATAAACAATTTAGACTGGTCGCCTACGGAACGATTTTTTCGTATCTAATTAGTTTTGTTACGACACTCCTTCCTAGATATTGGAACTCTTCACTCACATTTCCCCCGTTAAGCGGAAGTTCGGCTCTCATCCAGTCGATCTGTATTTTTATAGCGATCAGTAAATACGGTTTTATGGATCTCAAATTGGAACATATCGCATTACAACTTTATGCAGAGATCAGAGAAGGAGTGATCCTTCTTTCCTCCAAAGGAAATCTTATCTTTAGTAATTTATCCGCAAAAAAAATGCTAGGAATTTCGGATAACGTATCGACAGGATCACATTTTGATCTAAACAATTATCTGGAAGGATTTCCTTCCGACTCCTTTTTTGAAAGAAAAGAATTTGTCAATCTCACCGTAAAAATCGAAAACCATTCGTCCGAGATTGTAGAAAATAAATATCTTGAAGTTTCTTCTTCTCCTATTCCTCTTTCTGGAAAAAACGACGGAAAGGTATATATACTCAGAGACATCACCGAAAAAAAAGATTCCCTCGAAAAAATTAGAAAGTTATTATATAGGTTGGAATTAGATCTGGATCTTGCAAGAGATATCCAACAAATGATTACCACTCGAAACTTTCCGGATTCTTCGGATTATAAAATTTATTCCCACTTTCAACCTTACGTAAAAGTAGGTGGAGATATTTTAAACGTAATCAAAGAAAAAGACGAAAGTCTTCACATACTTTTTGGAGACGTTTCCGGACACGGAATCTCTGCGGCCATGGTAGCCGCTATGACCTCGATTGCTTTTGGTGCGACGACCAAAAGAAGCGATTCCACAGACAAAAACCTCCTTTTTATACACGAACTTTTAAAAGATACGGTTACACTTCATTCTTTTTCCTCTGTATACATCAGATATATCCCATTCGAAAGAAAATTAGAATATACTTATGGAGGACATCATTGTGCGTTATTGATTCGTAATAAAACTTGTATTCCAATAGAAGGTTCGGGAGAAATTCTATTTACAACTCACGCTCCCGATCTCCGAAAATACGAACTCTATCTAAAAAAGGGAGACAGAATTCTTTTATATTCGGACGGTTTGTTCCAGATTAAAAACAGAGAAGGAAATCACCTAAGTCAAAATCAATTCCTCGAAGCAATCAGATCCTTGGTCGGAGAGGACACAAATTCTATGATCCGTTCGATTCTTTCATATTCCAGTTCCTACGGGAATGAAGAAATTTCAGACGACGTTACAATTTTTTGTTTAGAAGTTTTTTAA
- a CDS encoding SpoIIE family protein phosphatase, translating to MNYYLFLPMASFVANAMFIAFVYARRTKNPVIRSYLLYTIIVETWLFTHIFYWASPFEPWTTWAFRILSITWLPAGLFYLEFVCIFSQNLNPKSRSSLGSDFNSSPLGILLWLFRIGIPILYLITLSTDWIIHGSIHYHWGNENEPSPTYYLVILIFILLPSFIGLGILIKSFLVSEGEQKKQIGLVVFGSTFSILVSLYYEVIQIDDQGRLLSPPLTSIGILVQSFLIFIAITRYGFLKINVEGLATELFRDIHDGMILIEQDRSLFFINESAIKILGISNFLPSHFFPSDFLEDYQENLDHFSKEYKPVFNADCRGIELTRSNILLTGKGNGHLFILRDISEKIESREKIESIYSTFNKDLEIAKIAQTSAISTKFPESPKFKFYSHFQPFELVGGDFLKVLQRSDGKLDVFFADVSGHGISSAMVTGMLSISFQLAVETNPTPKEALEKIQSLLLNVVLNHHVSAVYFSFDPNTKILEYSYAGHHPILVFREGKIIPLEGEGRILLITSETELNNYTFQFKKGDIVFLYSDCLFEVRNASGEIFGYENFIQKMNEMPIYSPSRILKTAIDLALNFNNGKLTDDLTILILEIL from the coding sequence ATGAACTATTATCTTTTCCTTCCAATGGCTTCTTTTGTTGCGAACGCTATGTTTATAGCTTTCGTATATGCAAGACGTACCAAAAATCCTGTCATTCGTTCTTATTTACTTTATACGATCATTGTAGAAACCTGGTTGTTTACTCATATATTCTATTGGGCCTCTCCTTTTGAACCTTGGACGACTTGGGCTTTTAGGATTCTTTCTATCACTTGGCTTCCAGCCGGTTTGTTTTATTTGGAATTTGTTTGTATCTTTTCTCAAAATTTAAATCCAAAAAGTCGTTCTTCATTAGGATCTGATTTTAATTCTTCTCCCTTAGGAATTCTTCTTTGGCTCTTCAGAATCGGAATTCCAATCTTATATTTGATCACACTTTCCACAGACTGGATCATCCATGGAAGTATACACTATCACTGGGGAAATGAAAACGAACCCAGTCCTACGTATTATCTTGTAATTCTCATTTTTATATTACTTCCATCTTTTATAGGTTTGGGAATTTTAATTAAATCTTTTTTGGTTTCGGAAGGTGAACAGAAAAAACAAATTGGTCTAGTAGTATTCGGTTCCACATTTTCAATTTTAGTGAGTTTATACTACGAAGTCATACAAATAGACGACCAGGGTAGATTGTTATCTCCACCTCTCACTTCGATCGGAATTTTAGTTCAATCCTTTCTGATTTTTATCGCGATTACAAGATACGGTTTTTTAAAAATCAACGTAGAAGGATTGGCGACAGAATTATTTCGAGACATTCATGACGGAATGATTTTGATAGAGCAAGATCGATCCCTTTTTTTTATAAACGAATCGGCAATAAAAATATTAGGAATTTCTAATTTTCTTCCATCTCACTTTTTTCCTTCCGATTTTTTAGAGGACTATCAGGAAAACCTGGATCATTTTTCTAAAGAATACAAACCGGTTTTTAACGCCGATTGTAGAGGGATCGAACTTACTCGATCGAACATACTGCTAACCGGAAAAGGAAACGGTCATCTTTTTATTTTAAGAGACATCAGCGAAAAAATAGAATCCAGAGAAAAAATAGAAAGTATCTATTCTACATTTAATAAAGATTTAGAAATTGCGAAAATAGCTCAAACCTCAGCGATTTCTACCAAGTTTCCGGAAAGTCCTAAATTTAAATTTTACTCTCACTTTCAACCTTTCGAACTTGTAGGCGGAGATTTTTTGAAAGTCCTACAACGTTCCGACGGTAAGTTAGACGTCTTTTTTGCGGACGTTTCCGGTCACGGAATTTCTTCGGCTATGGTTACCGGAATGCTTTCTATTTCCTTTCAGTTGGCAGTGGAAACAAATCCAACCCCAAAGGAAGCGTTGGAAAAAATACAATCTTTACTTTTAAACGTAGTATTAAATCACCACGTTTCCGCGGTATATTTTTCTTTCGATCCGAACACAAAAATATTAGAATATTCTTATGCAGGACATCATCCGATTTTAGTTTTCAGAGAAGGCAAAATTATTCCCTTAGAAGGCGAGGGAAGAATTCTTTTGATTACATCAGAAACTGAATTAAACAATTATACCTTCCAGTTTAAAAAAGGAGATATTGTATTTCTCTATTCGGATTGTCTTTTCGAAGTTAGAAACGCATCGGGTGAAATATTCGGGTACGAAAACTTCATACAAAAAATGAACGAAATGCCGATTTATAGTCCATCCAGAATTCTCAAAACCGCAATCGATCTTGCCCTCAACTTTAATAACGGAAAACTTACGGACGACTTAACAATTTTGATTTTGGAGATTCTTTAA